A section of the Dermacoccus nishinomiyaensis genome encodes:
- a CDS encoding YggT family protein, whose product MNGVRTALATVLDVFFVVLIARLVFDWIQVFARQWTPRGVVLVVAEAVYTVTDPPIKAVRRVVPPLRLGGVGIDLAFLIVALAVQVAANLLR is encoded by the coding sequence ATGAACGGCGTCAGAACGGCGCTCGCGACCGTGCTCGACGTGTTCTTCGTCGTGCTCATCGCGCGCCTCGTCTTCGACTGGATCCAGGTGTTCGCGCGGCAGTGGACGCCGCGTGGCGTCGTGCTCGTCGTCGCGGAGGCGGTCTACACCGTCACCGACCCGCCGATCAAGGCGGTGCGCCGCGTCGTTCCGCCCCTGCGCCTCGGCGGCGTCGGCATCGACCTGGCGTTCCTGATCGTGGCGCTGGCTGTGCAAGTCGCGGCTAATCTCCTAAGGTGA
- a CDS encoding cell division protein SepF, with product MSALRKTMEYLGLSDVDTHAPRASEQYVEEYEVAYDDERHDDYDAYERRAPAEVTPLRPEVTHHDFSDTEASTMSRITTIHPRTYNEAKEIGEAFRDNVPVIMNLSDMDDTDAKRLVDFAAGLVFGLHGSIERVTSKVFLLSPENVEVSTSGPEVAKATRGLFNQS from the coding sequence ATGAGCGCACTGCGCAAGACGATGGAATACCTCGGACTGTCCGACGTGGACACGCACGCGCCGCGCGCGAGCGAGCAGTACGTCGAGGAGTACGAGGTCGCCTACGACGACGAGCGTCACGACGACTATGACGCGTACGAACGTCGCGCCCCTGCCGAGGTCACGCCGCTGCGCCCCGAGGTGACCCACCACGACTTTTCCGACACGGAGGCCTCGACCATGAGTCGCATCACGACCATCCACCCTCGGACGTACAACGAGGCCAAGGAGATCGGTGAGGCCTTTCGCGACAACGTCCCCGTCATCATGAACCTGTCCGACATGGACGACACGGACGCCAAGCGTCTCGTCGACTTCGCCGCCGGTCTCGTCTTCGGTCTGCACGGCTCTATCGAGCGCGTGACGAGCAAGGTCTTCCTCCTCTCGCCCGAGAACGTCGAGGTCTCCACGAGCGGGCCCGAGGTCGCCAAGGCGACGCGCGGGCTGTTCAACCAGAGCTGA
- a CDS encoding YggS family pyridoxal phosphate-dependent enzyme gives MMQPPTPSRTADSDPSRRGLDASPARRAELQANLERVRVRIAAATSAAGRDDAPTLVVVTKFFPVTDLVALADLGVGDVGENREQELVEKVDALRAERPDLIASPRRHFIGQIQSKKARRIARHADVVQSLDRLKLVPLLDAGAADRENPLDIFVQVALERDGSGRGGAQETELHEVAAAVEQAPHLRLCGLMAVAPLGEEPAAAFSRLAHVRQDFLANFPQATSLSAGMSGDLEDAVKIGATHLRVGSAILGSRPLAG, from the coding sequence GTGATGCAGCCTCCGACGCCGTCACGCACCGCCGATTCCGACCCCAGTCGCCGTGGTCTCGACGCCTCGCCCGCGCGTCGCGCCGAGTTGCAGGCCAACCTGGAGCGCGTGCGCGTCCGCATCGCCGCCGCCACGAGCGCGGCCGGGCGTGACGACGCCCCGACGCTCGTCGTCGTCACGAAGTTCTTCCCCGTCACCGACCTCGTCGCGCTCGCCGACCTCGGGGTGGGCGACGTGGGGGAGAACCGCGAGCAGGAGCTCGTCGAGAAGGTCGATGCGCTGCGCGCCGAGCGTCCGGATCTCATCGCCTCACCGCGTCGGCACTTCATCGGCCAGATCCAGAGCAAGAAGGCGCGCCGCATCGCGCGGCACGCGGACGTCGTGCAGTCGCTCGACCGGCTCAAGCTCGTGCCGCTGCTCGACGCCGGCGCCGCGGATCGCGAGAACCCCCTCGACATCTTCGTGCAGGTCGCTCTCGAGCGTGACGGTTCGGGGCGCGGTGGCGCGCAGGAGACCGAGCTGCACGAGGTGGCCGCGGCGGTCGAGCAGGCGCCGCACCTACGGTTGTGCGGGCTCATGGCGGTCGCGCCACTCGGAGAGGAGCCGGCCGCCGCGTTCTCGCGTCTCGCGCACGTCCGTCAAGATTTCCTCGCAAACTTCCCGCAGGCCACGTCGTTGTCGGCGGGGATGTCGGGCGATCTCGAGGACGCGGTGAAGATCGGCGCGACACACCTGCGTGTCGGAAGCGCAATACTCGGTTCGCGTCCGCTCGCCGGGTAA
- the pgeF gene encoding peptidoglycan editing factor PgeF encodes MFFWHDRRESPSGSLERCFTDSLDGVSEAPFSALNLGLHVGDDERAVRVNRERVSAQLGGVPIAWMDQVHGASVAEVTLADVASGQAGPSADAMVSRDSGLALGVMVADCTPVLLSDDAAGVIGVAHAGRPGMLAGVVPAALEAMRHLGARDISAVLGPSICGRCYEVPREMHDAARQAHPASAAITWTGTPAIDVAAGVASQLADAGVPLEWVPGCTREEPRLYSYRRDGATGRFAGLIVRKAAVS; translated from the coding sequence ATGTTCTTCTGGCACGACCGGCGTGAGTCGCCGAGCGGCTCGCTCGAACGGTGCTTCACCGATTCCCTCGACGGGGTCAGTGAGGCGCCGTTCTCGGCGTTGAACCTCGGGCTGCACGTCGGTGACGACGAGCGTGCGGTGCGCGTGAACAGGGAGCGGGTCTCCGCGCAGCTGGGTGGCGTCCCCATCGCCTGGATGGATCAGGTCCACGGCGCGAGCGTCGCGGAGGTCACCCTCGCCGACGTCGCCTCCGGTCAGGCCGGACCGAGCGCTGACGCGATGGTCAGCCGTGACAGCGGCCTCGCGCTCGGCGTCATGGTGGCCGACTGCACGCCGGTTCTCCTGAGTGATGACGCGGCCGGCGTCATCGGCGTCGCGCACGCCGGGCGTCCCGGCATGCTCGCCGGCGTCGTGCCGGCGGCGCTCGAGGCGATGCGCCACCTCGGAGCGCGCGACATCAGCGCAGTGCTGGGCCCGTCGATCTGCGGGCGCTGCTACGAGGTGCCGCGCGAGATGCATGACGCCGCGCGTCAGGCCCACCCGGCCAGCGCCGCCATCACGTGGACGGGCACGCCGGCGATCGACGTCGCGGCGGGCGTCGCGTCGCAGCTCGCGGACGCCGGTGTCCCGCTCGAATGGGTGCCGGGATGCACGCGTGAGGAGCCTCGCCTGTACTCGTATCGTCGCGACGGCGCGACGGGTCGCTTCGCCGGGCTCATCGTCCGCAAGGCGGCCGTGTCGTGA
- the ftsZ gene encoding cell division protein FtsZ: MATPQNYLAVIKVVGIGGGGVNAINRMIEVGLKGVEFIAINTDAQALLMSDADVKLDVGRELTRGLGAGADPEVGRQAAEDHAEEIEEVLKGADMVFVTAGEGGGTGTGGAPVVAKIARGLGALTIGVVTRPFTFEGRRRANQAELGISALREEVDTLIVIPNDRLLSISDRAVSMLDAFRSADQVLLSGVQGITDLITTPGLINLDFADVKSVMQGAGSALMGIGSARGEDRAVQAAELAISSPLLEASIDGAHGVLLSVQGGSDLGLFEINEAARLVQEAAHPEANIIFGAVIDDALGDEVRVTVIAAGFDGGAPQKRNDERPAQQGGAQQRPAKQQTSAQMPSQQAQQSYQPQAAAPATIKPVTVPGTTAGPTRVSAPPARVQPGQGEQQHAQDAQQGQAQQGQSQQGGQQAPEVVRPPKEVTFEDRDDLDVPDFLK, encoded by the coding sequence GTGGCAACTCCCCAGAACTACCTGGCCGTCATCAAGGTCGTCGGTATCGGCGGCGGTGGCGTCAACGCCATCAACCGGATGATCGAGGTCGGCCTCAAGGGTGTGGAGTTCATCGCGATCAACACCGACGCCCAGGCCCTGCTCATGAGTGACGCCGACGTCAAGCTCGACGTGGGCCGTGAGCTGACGCGCGGTCTCGGTGCCGGCGCCGACCCCGAGGTCGGTCGTCAGGCTGCGGAAGATCACGCCGAGGAGATCGAAGAGGTCCTCAAGGGCGCCGACATGGTGTTCGTCACCGCCGGTGAGGGTGGTGGCACGGGCACCGGTGGTGCGCCCGTCGTCGCGAAGATCGCCCGCGGCCTCGGTGCTCTGACGATCGGTGTCGTGACCCGCCCGTTCACCTTCGAGGGCCGTCGTCGCGCGAACCAGGCCGAGCTCGGCATCTCCGCGCTGCGCGAAGAGGTCGACACGCTCATCGTCATCCCGAACGACCGGCTGCTGTCGATCAGCGACCGCGCCGTCTCGATGCTCGACGCCTTCCGCTCGGCCGACCAGGTGCTCCTGTCCGGTGTCCAGGGCATCACCGACCTCATCACGACCCCAGGTCTGATCAACCTCGACTTCGCCGACGTCAAGTCCGTCATGCAGGGTGCCGGCTCGGCGCTCATGGGCATCGGTTCGGCCCGTGGCGAGGACCGCGCGGTGCAGGCCGCCGAACTCGCTATCTCCAGCCCGCTGCTCGAGGCGAGCATCGACGGCGCCCACGGCGTCCTGCTGTCGGTCCAGGGCGGTTCCGACCTCGGTCTGTTCGAGATCAACGAGGCCGCTCGCCTCGTGCAGGAGGCGGCGCACCCCGAGGCCAACATCATTTTCGGCGCCGTCATCGACGACGCCCTGGGCGACGAGGTGCGCGTCACCGTCATCGCCGCCGGTTTCGACGGTGGTGCGCCGCAGAAGCGCAACGATGAGCGTCCTGCTCAGCAGGGTGGCGCTCAGCAGCGTCCCGCGAAGCAGCAGACGTCCGCGCAGATGCCGTCCCAGCAGGCGCAGCAGTCCTACCAGCCGCAGGCTGCCGCCCCGGCGACGATCAAGCCCGTCACCGTTCCCGGGACGACCGCCGGCCCGACGCGCGTCTCCGCGCCGCCGGCCCGCGTCCAGCCGGGTCAGGGTGAGCAGCAGCACGCCCAGGACGCTCAGCAGGGCCAGGCGCAGCAAGGGCAGTCGCAGCAGGGCGGTCAGCAGGCCCCCGAGGTCGTGCGTCCGCCCAAGGAGGTCACGTTCGAGGATCGTGACGACCTGGACGTCCCCGACTTCCTCAAGTGA
- the murC gene encoding UDP-N-acetylmuramate--L-alanine ligase produces MSNGVNERFDFAAPLPALADVPHVHMIAVGGSGMSGVARLFLAAGVTLSGSDNVDLPVLDDLRAQGARIELGYDAANVADVPDGAVVLISSAINEANPELVEVRRRGLPVLHRSQGLAMLMRAGRGLAVAGANGKTTTSGMATAALVAAGEKPSFAIGANVAGLGVNAAPGEGEIFVVEADESDGSFVVYHPQVAIVTNIKDDHLDFYGTSANLARAYETFAATIAPQGLLVACADDEGSLALAQRRRAAGARVLTYGRDTDADVRIVAESGEGFDWRMSLRDGDAVHDVALHVPGAHNLLNAAGVYTALVHGFGLAPADVARGLGAFRGTSRRFEPRGEAGGVRVVDDYAHNPGKLDALVRTAAGLKDDGELIVIFQPHLYSRTQHAATGLAAALDGADHAFVLDVYGAREQPVAGVSGALITDRMTSGRGEFTPTADDALARVLDVARPGDLVVTVGAGDVTHLGPRILTGLNTREGEVEG; encoded by the coding sequence ATGAGCAACGGTGTGAACGAGCGGTTCGACTTCGCCGCGCCGCTGCCCGCTCTCGCGGACGTGCCACACGTGCACATGATCGCGGTCGGCGGCTCAGGCATGTCGGGCGTCGCGCGGTTGTTCCTCGCCGCGGGCGTCACCCTGAGCGGCTCCGACAACGTCGACCTGCCGGTACTCGACGACCTTCGTGCCCAGGGAGCACGCATCGAGCTCGGGTACGACGCCGCGAACGTTGCCGACGTGCCGGACGGCGCCGTCGTCCTCATCTCAAGCGCCATCAACGAGGCCAACCCCGAACTCGTCGAGGTCAGACGGCGCGGTCTGCCGGTGCTGCACCGCAGCCAGGGCCTCGCGATGCTCATGCGCGCGGGTCGCGGGCTCGCCGTCGCGGGCGCCAACGGCAAGACGACGACGAGCGGAATGGCGACGGCCGCCCTCGTCGCGGCGGGGGAGAAGCCGTCGTTCGCGATCGGCGCCAACGTCGCGGGGCTCGGTGTCAACGCGGCACCGGGCGAGGGCGAGATCTTCGTCGTCGAGGCCGACGAGAGCGACGGCTCGTTCGTCGTCTACCACCCGCAGGTCGCGATCGTCACGAACATCAAGGACGATCACCTCGACTTCTACGGCACGTCGGCCAACCTTGCTCGTGCCTACGAGACCTTCGCGGCGACGATCGCGCCGCAGGGTCTGCTCGTCGCCTGCGCTGACGACGAGGGCTCGCTGGCCCTGGCCCAGCGCCGTCGCGCCGCGGGCGCGCGCGTCTTGACGTACGGGCGCGACACCGACGCAGACGTGCGTATCGTCGCGGAGAGCGGGGAGGGCTTCGACTGGCGCATGAGCCTCCGCGACGGGGACGCCGTCCACGACGTCGCGCTGCATGTGCCGGGTGCCCACAACCTGCTCAACGCGGCGGGCGTCTACACCGCCCTCGTCCACGGTTTCGGTCTCGCGCCGGCCGATGTCGCGCGCGGGCTCGGGGCCTTCCGCGGCACCTCGCGTCGGTTCGAGCCGCGTGGTGAGGCGGGCGGCGTCCGCGTCGTCGACGACTACGCCCACAACCCCGGCAAGCTCGACGCCCTCGTGCGTACGGCGGCCGGGCTCAAGGACGACGGCGAACTCATCGTCATCTTCCAGCCCCACCTGTACTCGCGTACGCAGCACGCGGCGACCGGTCTCGCCGCGGCGCTCGATGGCGCCGACCACGCCTTCGTCCTCGACGTGTACGGCGCGCGCGAGCAGCCCGTCGCCGGGGTGAGCGGCGCGCTGATCACCGATCGCATGACGTCCGGACGCGGCGAGTTCACTCCCACGGCCGACGACGCGCTCGCTCGCGTGCTCGACGTGGCTCGCCCGGGCGACCTCGTCGTGACCGTCGGCGCGGGCGATGTCACGCACCTCGGCCCGCGCATCCTCACTGGTCTCAATACGCGTGAAGGTGAAGTCGAAGGTTAA
- the murG gene encoding undecaprenyldiphospho-muramoylpentapeptide beta-N-acetylglucosaminyltransferase — protein sequence MTLERVLLAGGGTAGHVLPLLATVQEITDRHTEAVITVVGSPDGIEERLVPEHGFTLSYVPKVAFPRRPNVAALRFPAAFRGALRQAEALVAERRPQVVVGFGGYVSTPVYLAARKAGIPIVIHEQNARPGLANKLGVRWAAHTATTFPGTPLAGAEVVGMPLRREIRELRPAMLRAEAMTYFGLEPGRPTLVITGGSLGAASLNEAFAAAAPALREAGVQVLHITGRGKGFEAPATASGPRYVVEEYCDRMDLAYAVADLVVTRSGAGMVSELSTLAIPAIYVPLPIGNGEQRLNAKDVVEAGGALLVDNGDVDATWVERVVIPLVTDADELARMRAAAGSRGHADGAARLVDLIEDAAATGGRA from the coding sequence ATGACGCTCGAACGCGTTCTGCTCGCCGGAGGAGGAACGGCCGGTCACGTCCTGCCGTTGCTCGCGACGGTGCAGGAGATCACCGACCGCCACACCGAAGCCGTCATCACGGTCGTCGGTTCCCCTGACGGCATCGAGGAGCGACTGGTGCCCGAGCACGGTTTCACGCTGTCTTACGTGCCGAAGGTCGCCTTCCCGCGTCGGCCGAACGTCGCCGCGCTGAGGTTTCCCGCCGCGTTCCGGGGGGCGCTGCGCCAGGCGGAGGCACTCGTTGCCGAACGCCGCCCGCAGGTCGTCGTCGGCTTCGGCGGGTATGTCTCGACGCCCGTCTACCTCGCGGCGCGCAAGGCTGGGATCCCCATCGTCATCCACGAGCAGAACGCCCGGCCGGGGCTGGCGAACAAGCTCGGCGTGCGATGGGCCGCGCACACGGCGACGACGTTCCCCGGCACCCCGCTGGCGGGCGCCGAGGTCGTCGGGATGCCGCTGCGACGCGAGATCCGAGAGCTTCGCCCCGCGATGCTGCGCGCCGAGGCGATGACGTACTTCGGTCTCGAACCCGGACGCCCGACGCTCGTCATCACCGGTGGCTCGCTCGGTGCAGCGAGTCTCAACGAGGCCTTCGCCGCGGCCGCGCCGGCGCTGCGTGAGGCCGGGGTGCAGGTCCTGCACATCACCGGGCGGGGCAAGGGGTTCGAGGCCCCGGCCACCGCCTCGGGGCCGCGCTACGTCGTCGAGGAGTACTGCGACCGCATGGACCTCGCCTACGCGGTGGCCGACCTCGTCGTCACGCGAAGCGGCGCCGGCATGGTGAGCGAACTGTCCACGCTCGCGATCCCCGCGATCTACGTGCCGCTGCCCATCGGCAACGGCGAGCAGCGACTCAACGCGAAGGACGTCGTCGAGGCCGGGGGAGCATTGCTCGTCGACAACGGCGACGTCGACGCGACGTGGGTAGAGCGCGTCGTCATCCCGCTCGTGACGGACGCCGACGAGCTGGCCCGCATGCGTGCGGCAGCCGGCAGCCGCGGGCACGCGGATGGCGCCGCACGCCTCGTCGACCTCATCGAGGACGCTGCAGCGACCGGGGGCCGGGCATGA
- the ftsW gene encoding putative lipid II flippase FtsW — translation MTATRLSWRDSPAVQGASRQLRGRLKWLESPLATYYLILGSAGMLVGLGLVMVLSASSVTSYMDTQSPYSDFTKQAVFAVVGVIVATVTSRLPIRVFKVMAFPLMLAALFLQVLVMVPGIGVEVLGNRNWIRVGGLQIQPSEIGKVALILMVALVLSNRQAHLHDPRRSILPTVPYVVLLIGLIMLGKDLGTTMVVSVIYLGMLWCAGARKALFGWLAALALVTLPIAIWTSGNRTSRIQAWLGGCDNVDLDGCYQKVHGMYALAGGGVWGLGPGASREKWQWLPEAHNDFIFAIIGEELGLPGALTVLALYVVLAYACYRLIAQTRDMFVRVASAGIMVWICFQAVVNIGSVLGIFPIVGVPLPLVSYGGSALVMTLFGIGILLAFARQEPGAAEALTLKPRRVARTLAVLPRRKG, via the coding sequence ATGACGGCGACGCGCCTGTCATGGCGGGATTCGCCTGCGGTGCAGGGGGCCTCGCGTCAGCTCAGAGGACGCCTGAAGTGGCTCGAGTCGCCGCTGGCCACGTATTACCTGATCCTCGGCTCGGCGGGCATGCTCGTCGGACTCGGACTCGTCATGGTGTTGTCCGCCTCGAGCGTGACGTCGTACATGGATACGCAGTCGCCGTATTCGGACTTCACGAAGCAGGCGGTATTCGCCGTGGTCGGTGTCATCGTGGCTACCGTGACGAGTCGTCTGCCGATCCGGGTGTTCAAGGTGATGGCCTTTCCTCTCATGCTCGCCGCACTCTTCCTGCAGGTGCTCGTCATGGTGCCCGGGATCGGTGTGGAGGTACTCGGCAACCGCAACTGGATCCGAGTGGGCGGGCTGCAGATCCAGCCGTCCGAGATCGGCAAGGTGGCGCTGATCCTCATGGTGGCGCTCGTCCTGTCCAACCGACAGGCCCACCTGCACGACCCCCGTCGCTCGATCCTGCCTACCGTGCCCTATGTCGTCCTGCTCATCGGGCTGATCATGCTCGGCAAGGATCTCGGGACGACGATGGTCGTCTCGGTCATCTACCTCGGCATGTTGTGGTGTGCCGGCGCGCGCAAGGCGTTGTTCGGTTGGCTGGCGGCCCTCGCCCTCGTCACGTTGCCCATCGCGATCTGGACGAGTGGTAACCGGACCTCGCGCATCCAGGCCTGGCTCGGTGGGTGCGACAACGTCGATCTCGACGGGTGCTACCAGAAGGTGCACGGCATGTACGCTCTCGCCGGGGGCGGAGTGTGGGGCCTCGGGCCGGGCGCCTCGCGTGAGAAGTGGCAGTGGTTGCCGGAGGCTCACAACGACTTCATCTTTGCCATCATCGGCGAAGAGCTCGGTCTGCCGGGTGCCCTCACGGTGCTCGCGTTGTACGTCGTGCTCGCCTACGCGTGCTACCGGCTCATCGCGCAGACGCGTGACATGTTCGTCCGCGTCGCGAGTGCCGGCATCATGGTGTGGATCTGTTTCCAGGCAGTGGTCAACATCGGCTCGGTCCTGGGCATCTTCCCGATCGTCGGTGTGCCGCTCCCGCTGGTCTCCTATGGCGGGTCGGCGCTCGTCATGACACTGTTCGGCATCGGCATCCTGTTGGCCTTCGCCAGGCAGGAACCAGGTGCCGCCGAAGCTCTCACCCTCAAACCGCGCCGCGTGGCGCGCACACTCGCCGTGCTCCCTCGACGGAAAGGCTGA
- the murD gene encoding UDP-N-acetylmuramoyl-L-alanine--D-glutamate ligase, translated as MSQHDLWALDPSYEPFAGERDLTHRDADWSGLSVLVIGLGVSGFAAADALLERGARVRVVSRDHSDVMAERAQILDVLGADVAFGAEHMDAAPEGTHLIVTSPGVAPSAPIMQDAMSRGIPVWGEVELAWRMRPREGGAPWLTITGTNGKTTAVTMLESMLKAQGLRAVAAGNVGMPLLEAVLHPQPYDVIAVELSSFQLHWSRTVSPYASCCLNVAPDHIDWHGSYEEYKRQKGRVYERTQVACVYNVDDPATEAMVEDAEVVDGCRAIGFTLGTPGPSMVGIVDDVLADRAFIAERRTSAAELAILSDLGPNASAPHYVADALAAAALARSYGVTLAAVRQGLVDYTPQPHRMASVAEVGGVRWVDDSKATNPPAAQASLQAFDPVVWIAGGLLKGAEVDDLVRANASRLRAVVLLGRDRGIIADALAAHAPQVPVTVIETSDADEAMREAVAAANAAAQRGDTVLLAPAAASLDMYASYGARGDAFADAVAALSGSGA; from the coding sequence GTGAGCCAGCACGACCTGTGGGCCCTCGACCCTTCGTACGAACCGTTCGCGGGGGAGCGTGACCTCACGCACCGCGACGCCGACTGGTCCGGGTTGTCGGTGCTCGTCATCGGGCTCGGCGTGTCCGGGTTCGCGGCCGCCGACGCGCTCCTCGAGCGCGGCGCCCGCGTGCGCGTCGTCTCGCGCGACCACAGCGACGTCATGGCCGAACGCGCGCAGATCCTCGACGTCCTCGGCGCCGACGTCGCGTTCGGCGCCGAGCACATGGACGCGGCGCCGGAGGGTACGCATCTCATCGTCACCTCGCCGGGCGTGGCGCCGAGCGCGCCGATCATGCAGGACGCCATGTCGCGCGGCATCCCCGTCTGGGGTGAGGTCGAGCTCGCGTGGCGCATGCGCCCGCGCGAGGGCGGTGCGCCGTGGCTGACGATCACCGGGACCAACGGCAAGACGACGGCCGTCACGATGCTCGAGTCGATGCTCAAGGCGCAGGGGCTGCGCGCGGTGGCCGCCGGCAATGTTGGCATGCCGCTGCTCGAGGCAGTACTGCACCCGCAGCCGTACGACGTCATCGCGGTCGAGCTGTCGTCGTTCCAGCTGCACTGGTCGCGCACGGTGTCGCCGTACGCGTCCTGCTGCCTCAACGTCGCCCCCGACCACATCGACTGGCATGGCTCCTACGAGGAGTACAAGCGTCAGAAGGGGCGGGTGTACGAGCGCACCCAGGTCGCGTGCGTCTACAACGTCGACGATCCCGCGACCGAGGCGATGGTCGAGGACGCCGAGGTCGTCGACGGCTGTCGCGCGATCGGGTTCACGCTCGGCACGCCGGGGCCGTCGATGGTCGGCATCGTCGACGACGTCCTCGCCGACCGTGCCTTCATCGCCGAACGACGCACCAGCGCAGCCGAACTCGCCATCCTGAGTGACCTCGGCCCGAACGCTTCCGCACCGCACTACGTCGCCGACGCGCTCGCCGCGGCCGCGCTCGCCCGCAGCTACGGCGTGACGCTCGCCGCGGTCCGTCAGGGCCTGGTCGACTACACGCCCCAGCCGCACCGGATGGCGAGCGTCGCCGAGGTCGGCGGCGTGCGCTGGGTCGACGACTCGAAGGCGACGAACCCGCCCGCGGCCCAGGCGTCGCTGCAGGCGTTCGACCCCGTCGTCTGGATCGCCGGCGGATTGCTCAAGGGCGCCGAGGTCGATGATCTCGTGCGCGCGAACGCCTCGCGGCTGCGCGCCGTGGTGCTGCTCGGTCGTGACCGGGGCATCATCGCCGACGCTCTCGCGGCCCACGCGCCGCAGGTGCCCGTCACCGTCATCGAGACGAGCGATGCCGACGAGGCGATGCGTGAGGCCGTCGCGGCGGCAAATGCAGCCGCCCAGCGCGGCGACACCGTGCTGCTCGCACCGGCAGCGGCGAGTCTCGACATGTACGCCTCCTACGGCGCGCGCGGTGACGCGTTCGCCGACGCGGTCGCGGCACTCAGCGGATCCGGGGCATGA
- the mraY gene encoding phospho-N-acetylmuramoyl-pentapeptide-transferase, whose product MKGVLIAAIVSLIAALFGTPMFIKFLVRKGYGQFIRDDGPTTHHTKRGTPTMGGAVIIVASLLAYGCAHLFTMTPMSASGLLVMFLMAGLGLVGFADDAIKITKQRSLGLTSLQKLGGQTLVAVIFAVLALQFENSNGLTPASYAISFVRDSSLSLAVGGTVVSLLLFVIWANLLIAGTSNGVNLTDGLDGLATGACVMVFGAYVLISIWQFNQNCQYSEMMTHAAKCYDVRDPHDLAVVAAALMGACFGFLWWNATPAKIFMGDTGSLALGGALAGLAITTRTEFLVVILAGLFVIETLSVILQVGSFKARRKRIFRMAPLHHHFEMVGWNEITVVIRFWIIAGLCVAFGLGIFYAEWNVSQ is encoded by the coding sequence ATGAAGGGCGTGCTCATCGCGGCCATCGTGTCGCTGATCGCCGCTCTGTTCGGCACCCCCATGTTCATCAAGTTCCTGGTGCGCAAGGGATACGGGCAGTTCATCCGCGACGACGGCCCCACGACGCACCACACCAAGCGCGGCACGCCGACGATGGGTGGCGCCGTCATCATCGTGGCGAGCCTGCTCGCGTACGGCTGCGCCCACCTGTTCACGATGACGCCGATGAGCGCGAGCGGCCTACTCGTCATGTTCCTCATGGCGGGGCTGGGGCTCGTCGGGTTCGCCGACGACGCCATCAAGATCACGAAGCAGCGATCGCTCGGGCTGACGTCACTGCAGAAGCTCGGGGGGCAGACGCTCGTCGCCGTCATCTTCGCAGTGCTCGCACTGCAGTTCGAGAACTCCAACGGCCTCACACCCGCGAGCTACGCCATCTCGTTCGTGCGCGACTCGAGCCTGTCGCTCGCGGTCGGCGGCACCGTCGTCAGCCTGCTGCTGTTCGTCATCTGGGCGAACCTGCTCATCGCGGGTACCTCGAACGGCGTCAACCTCACCGACGGTCTCGACGGGCTCGCCACCGGCGCGTGCGTCATGGTGTTCGGCGCGTACGTGCTCATCTCGATCTGGCAGTTCAACCAGAACTGCCAGTACTCGGAGATGATGACGCACGCCGCCAAGTGCTATGACGTGCGCGACCCTCACGACCTCGCCGTCGTCGCCGCGGCGCTCATGGGTGCCTGCTTCGGCTTCCTGTGGTGGAACGCGACGCCGGCCAAGATCTTCATGGGTGACACCGGTTCGCTCGCCCTCGGCGGCGCGCTCGCGGGCCTCGCCATCACGACGCGCACCGAGTTCCTCGTCGTCATCCTCGCCGGGCTGTTCGTCATCGAGACGCTCTCGGTCATCCTCCAGGTCGGCTCGTTCAAGGCCCGACGCAAGCGCATCTTCCGGATGGCGCCGCTGCACCACCACTTCGAGATGGTGGGTTGGAACGAGATCACCGTCGTCATCAGGTTCTGGATCATCGCGGGGCTGTGCGTCGCGTTCGGTCTGGGCATCTTCTACGCGGAATGGAACGTCAGCCAGTGA